The Aspergillus luchuensis IFO 4308 DNA, chromosome 6, nearly complete sequence genome segment TCGCTGGTACAGCAGTCTTCGCGCAACGGGAGTTATTGCTTACACCCGGTCATACAAGATTGGTGTGAGAATGAGCTTCCGTCTGTCGATTCGGACCTCGAAGAGCTTAGCAGAGAGACCTTTACCATTCTCGCAGTCACAGTGGGCTCGAACGCCCAATTTGCGCTAGACACGAACGACTGGTCGTTGCAACAGCGCCTTCTGTATCACGCAAACAGACTCATGCCATTGATACGAGGCAAGCCAAGAGAGAGTCGAAATTCTGAGGTACTTTCGGCACTTCATGCGATTGGGCGCCTGTATTGGACACATGGAAGGCACGAACGAGCAGAGCAGATGTACCAAATGGCTCTTGCTGGGAGAGAGATGGCGTTCGGCCCAGATCACAGAGTCACTCTCCAGACCGTCCATAACATGGGCTTGCTGTACCATGACCGGGGAGATTTGAGATCAGCCGAGCTGATGTTTGAGCGCGCGCTTTCCGGATATAAAAGCACCGAGATTGGTGATTCTCAACTGGAGGCGCTGGATACGCTTCAGAGCCTTGCAAATATCTACCATGCTCAGGGGAGACTGGACGAGGCCGAAAGGCTGTGCTATAAGGCACTGACGGGATACCGAAGTTTATCGACAGCAAGCAGTCCTTTGGTCCTGGATGCAATGCATAACCTTGCGAACATCTACTTTTCTCAATACCGGTTAcccgaagcagaagagctgTACGACGAAGCCTTGAGGGGCAAACAGAGATCTCTTGGTGAATATCATACGTCGACGCTAGACACAATCCATAACATAGGTGTTGTCTATTTTGAGCAAGGCCGAGGGCAGGAAGCTGAAGAAATGTGTGAGAGAGCCCTTTCTGGAAAGATGACAGTATTTGGGAAAGACCACTCGTCTGTATTCGACACGCAATTCCAACTAGGCACCATTTATCGCTCTCAGGGTAAATTGAAAGCGGCCGAGGAAATGTACCAACGCGTTTTGTCTGGACGAGAGAAGGTTCTCGGCGCTTGTCACTCCTCGACTCTTCATACTATCCACCATATTGGAAATCTCTATTATATGCGAGGCAGGCTGCAGGAAGCGGAACAGATGCAAGAACGAGCACTCAACGGCTTTGACCGCACCTTTGGTCATGACCACACCTATACACTTGAGTTGGCCCATACGCTGGCTGTTTTGTGTTGTCAGAGAGGGAAGCTCGATAAGGCAGAATCATTATTTCAACGCGTTCTGTCCGCCAAAGAGCAGATCAATGGGAAGCGCAGTGGACCGGTGCTTGCTATTCTGAACAACTTAGCAAATGTATACCGAGAACAGGGCAGACTCcgggaagcagaagagaccTACAAGTTGGTCTTGGCCGAATGGCGGAAACACAGCCCAACGCATTCTGCAGCACTCGGTGCTTTGAACAATCTAGGTGTCGTCCACCAAGACCGCGGCCAACTGAAAGAAGCGGAGAAAATGTTCAAAGAATGCCTAGATGGATATGAAAAAAGCCTGGGTCCTAATCATTCCCTTACACTGGACGCGGTATCTAACTTAGGAGACTTGTATCTGGATCAGCACAAAGCCCACAGGGCAAAGGAGCTTTACTTGCGCGCTCTTGCCAGCTATGAGGAGACCATGGGTCCCGACCATCCGAAAACACGAGAAACCGCAAACAAAGTCCGCTTGGTATCCAATCATCCAAACTCGGCCAAGCGAGATTTTATGGCCAGACTTTGGAAAGGTAGTCGCTGGTGACATAATTTACTGTGTATTTCTGTTGTATGCCAAGTTTTTCCATACCTCGTTCAACTGGCGAATAAAAGGTGTTGATGAATTCCTACCTTCGGCGACACAGTGGTATTTGGTCCCGCTGACACGATATTTCTTTCTCTAATTCAACACGTGGCTTTAGCATTGGTATGTCCGGAGACTAACGATATTTGATTGTTCTCTATTGCCCGCTAATCGGGATTAAGTTTGCTATATACGGCACTCATATGCCTAGGATAAGGCTGGACAAGAACAGAATCGGGTGTCCTGCTCCGGAAAGGCagcggagatgatgttcaTGAAAACCTCACAATGCTTCCCTCAGAATGCTCGACAACTCTTCTGTGAAGGCCTCGGGATGAGTAGCGGATGGCAGATGCCCACCGGCTACCATCTTTACTGGTAAGCCTAACTCGGCACCTAAGGTGGTGATCGGTTCAGTGGTCAACGGAGTTGAGGACAATTCACCCCTAATGAGAGTAATCTTTTCCCGATAGACCTTCAACACAGGGAAGGGCACTTGGTATCCTAGCAGGACAGGTAACTCATATtcgaagaggaagttgaaacaGAGAATTGACAACGCAAGGAGCTTCTTGTGAGTGGGCGAGTCACGAAGCAGCGCACGGTCTTCATCGCTCGTTACGACCGGGACAAATGTCTCCGAGGCGGCAGCTGGACCATGGGCTTTGTATATCGAAACGGTCGACTGAAATGCTGCAGAGACCTGCTCATAGCTCTGCTTTGGTAGGAGGCATGGTATGCACGGGTCATGGACAATTATCTCTCGGACCAAGTCTGGATGAGTGCTGAGCAGTTCAAGGGCATGCATGCAACCAAGTGAAATGCTGTAGATGAGAACGGGCTGGTCAGGAGAGAGGTGCTGTATGAGAGCGACTATGTCGTCGACGGTGTCCTTCAGCAGGGTTCGTTGCTGTTCTCGCGTTGGTGGAGAGAGGAAGCGACTGCGGAGGGAGCCTCGCCGATCGAAGCCGATAACAGTATATTGGGACGATAGCCGCAAGGCGAGGTCTTCGTGGGTTAGGTGCGTTCCATGGGCCgctgggatgatgagaagcgGTGGACCGGAACCGCGGATTTCGTAGTAGATGGATACACCAGGTCGGCTAAGGACTCCGCTGGACATCGTTGCTGACTTGCTTTAattctttctttcgtttGTACTGTTTTTTTGTCTCGCCTGAACTTGATAGGGATGCGCTCCGCGTTAAAATATGTAGATGTTGGTACCGCCCCGGGTTCCTTCAGTTGTAATCGGACCCTTGATTTAGAATCGGCATCGGACAAACTAATTGGAGCAGCAAGAATAATTGAAGCAGCCGAAGCCAGTCTCCCGGTATCTATTTATGGTATGATGGTGGTGCCTTGCACGTTTGTGTCTCGCAAAGATATGCCCAAATTTTGGTCATTCGATCAAG includes the following:
- a CDS encoding alpha/beta fold hydrolase (COG:S;~EggNog:ENOG410PY6Y;~InterPro:IPR000073,IPR029058;~PFAM:PF12697,PF00561) encodes the protein MSSGVLSRPGVSIYYEIRGSGPPLLIIPAAHGTHLTHEDLALRLSSQYTVIGFDRRGSLRSRFLSPPTREQQRTLLKDTVDDIVALIQHLSPDQPVLIYSISLGCMHALELLSTHPDLVREIIVHDPCIPCLLPKQSYEQVSAAFQSTVSIYKAHGPAAASETFVPVVTSDEDRALLRDSPTHKKLLALSILCFNFLFEYELPVLLGYQVPFPVLKVYREKITLIRGELSSTPLTTEPITTLGAELGLPVKMVAGGHLPSATHPEAFTEELSSILREAL